The proteins below come from a single Malus sylvestris chromosome 3, drMalSylv7.2, whole genome shotgun sequence genomic window:
- the LOC126615631 gene encoding transcription repressor OFP12-like, translating into MQNTLGRNLNLCFTKIRRPPMSTTLDDNDHSRPLPTSTATATASTSTSMIKNFNSLYDDKSTLFDSTTTTSKSLSSSLLSTPDDYSDTDAPAPDFATAFASRRFFFSSPGLSNSIVDQSSFAATSSSSKTSTSETEDRKLFINHSVAVPTFSPDPYRDFLRSMQEMVEARERTPDSEDVKKKSNWEFLHELLLCYLALNPKSTHKFIIGAFADLLVSLMPSPCGGARIELEPEFTAGVCEVSRRPH; encoded by the coding sequence ATGCAAAACACACTGGGAAGAAACCTAAATCTCTGCTTCACAAAGATCCGACGGCCACCAATGAGTACAACCCTAGATGACAACGATCACAGCCGTCCATTACCAACctccaccgccaccgccaccgcaTCCACATCAACGTCCATGATTAAAAACTTCAACTCCCTCTACGACGACAAATCCACGCTGTTCgactccaccaccaccacctcaaaATCCCTCAGCTCTTCCCTCCTCTCCACCCCCGACGACTACTCCGACACCGATGCCCCTGCCCCCGACTTTGCCACCGCCTTTGCCTCCCGacgcttcttcttctcctctccCGGCCTCTCCAACTCCATTGTCGACCAATCGTCATTCGCCGCCACCTCATCATCCTCCAAAACATCAACCTCCGAGACCGAAGACCGCAAGCTCTTCATCAACCACAGCGTGGCGGTCCCCACATTTTCCCCCGATCCATATCGGGACTTCCTGCGGTCCATGCAGGAGATGGTGGAGGCGCGTGAGAGAACGCCAGATTCGGAGGACGTGAAGAAGAAGTCCAACTGGGAGTTTTTGCATGAGCTCCTCCTGTGCTATCTTGCGCTGAACCCTAAGAGCACTCACAAGTTTATTATCGGCGCTTTCGCCGATCTTCTCGTCAGCCTCATGCCATCTCCCTGCGGAGGCGCCCGCATTGAATTAGAACCGGAGTTCACCGCTGGCGTTTGCGAGGTTTCACGCCGCCCGCATTGA
- the LOC126615632 gene encoding 40S ribosomal protein S18-like, with the protein MGLKYLHWPRPTIGGYIKSFTKPTAPIFRVSLCFASVFTAHTQRRRAAPKASRSETLAMSLVANEEFQHILRVLNTNVDGKQKIMFALTSIKGIGRRFANIVCKKADVDMNKRAGELSAAELDTLMTIVANPRQFKIPDWFLNRKKDYKDGRYSQVVSNALDMKLRDDLERLKKIRNHRGLRHYWGLRVRGQHTKTTGRRGKTVGVSKKR; encoded by the exons atgggcttaaaatatttacattggCCCAGACCCACAATTGGTGGGTATATAAAATCATTTACAAAACCCACGGCGCCCATTTTTAGGGTTTCGCTCTGCTTCGCTTCCGTCTTCACGGCACACACACAGAGGCGTAGAGCTGCTCCAAAAGCTTCAAGATCCGAAACCCTAGCCATG TCTCTGGTAGCGAACGAAGAGTTCCAGCACATTCTGCGTGTGCTGAACACGAATGTGGATGGGAAGCAGAAGATTATGTTTGCCCTGACCTCCATCAAAGGTATCGGCCGCCGTTTTGCCAACATTGTCTGCAAGAAGGCTGACGTCGACATGAACAAGAG AGCTGGTGAACTGTCTGCTGCGGAGCTTGATACCCTCATGACGATTGTTGCGAATCCTCGCCAGTTCAAAATTCCGGACTGGTTTTTGAACAGGAAGAAGGATTACAAGGATGGGAGGTACTCTCAAGTTGTTTCCAATGCACTGGACATGAAGCTGAGGGATGACCTTGAGCGCTTGAAGAAGATCAG AAACCACCGTGGTCTTCGTCACTACTGGGGTCTCCGGGTGCGTGGGCAGCACACCAAGACCACCGGTCGCAGAGGAAAGACCGTTGGTGTCTCCAAGAAGCGATAG
- the LOC126615622 gene encoding uncharacterized protein LOC126615622 isoform X2, giving the protein MLRSGKVRGERDKQIVVQKKGDELKQGGSDSGGEKTRHLVSGGAEESEKELEGGEDGDVGGNENGGATESGKKRCVGNGEEIGDDKKRVKEKEADSEVRIFGRVLKSQSAANGGGDKEVNDGELVAENRENDGTQKQCSEVNNKGRKEMEVDGKVQAIGWVLQSQSAVNGGYDKEVSDGGLVEEGRENDGSHKQRSEVNNEWRKEMEVDGAVQVVGRVLQAQSAVNGGCDKDVSDGVLVAGIRESDGSDKQCSEVKDEGADLLGQSENVGVGEIGKKRRQGDNGEEIDDDALEEKKVKEDEVDGKVLTTVRVLRSRVVVNEGCDKAGSDGSCKKSSKGGDQLVERFTKKLKGKRGSPLKVEKEKSDGSGAGPHKMKNFKRKRGRPKKVEKEESDLSVGQLRKEESDGSGAGQQKMKNLKRKRGRPKKVEREESDLSVGWLRKEESHGSCAGLLQMKNLKRKRGRPKKVEKEESDLSVGRLRKNSKLKHKRSLKVQKTNVALKGKLAKEGNMVLRSQERIKASMTTNGSYLERRIIGKELDVKAFSPAKRDKKGNDLETDDSEDGEGSNERKQKQKGNKGQKNKQKSRDGDCARSRQKQLVRDKIVDLIMRAGWTIQYRPRNGKEYKDAVYVTPAGQTHWSVTKAYTTLKAHCENGENNSKFCKPGFKFTLIPPEEIDMLARIQVVKRVGKKKGKKGKNGMEGGKKKRRGNTVDGVTEEKKKKKLGRPLKGKRLLLEKDDSARAACKGRRSLYKTKNRKRCALLVRNSENADSDDDGHVLYDGKRTVLAWMIDLGTLSLNSKVKYMNRRKTQVLLEGNITRDGIHCGCCGETISISKFVTHAKSDYSEPFKHIYLDSGSTLLQCLLDSWNRQDEYDRRGFHFVGVNREDPNDDTCGICGDGGNLICCDGCPSTFHQNCLEIKKFPSGDWHCVYCSCKFCGMFGGNICEIDGNDNENVATSALITCHLCEEKYHKSCIQAKDAVNDDSNDPSFCGKNCQELFASLQMLLGVRQEIEDGFSLTLIHRSDTSSISICDTPQIDDCDSKLIECNSKLAVAFLLMDECFLPMVDHRSGVNLIHNILYNRGSNFSRLNYSGFLTAILERGDEIISAASIRIHGNYLAEMPFVGTRYMYRRQGMCRRLLIGIESALSSLNVERLVIPAISELRETWTSVFGFKPLEESSKQRMKNMNILVFPGVDILEKPVSKHLTEANMIPAEGVRSTELEHQQLEQEVLCDINEKRLVASGIEASAPCGSEASDELADVESDTQHHCGVSQDNLEEKSNTIIIPPPSMCDIHEQTEEVNQSSASVPDVGTVEVDTQQDQHIMLEVENKSLTSHHSSSVRNHNSHDERSICRSTENNTTEQQHIAHEVKVSDEITVCHDSATTTEASHEASDLKHQDSLSVQVAGSIFCPDGKMSETCEAECNHPSTQHTPAVIVEEHPESIKCYGSEILTGTSEVASDVLHPTPLLPHQKADELEGNRLNTRKVADGFEGNGLNTHNVADEFKGNGLNTQKVDSALTCGHAKSPEVTDLNLTPEESQNTTSVKQSELDSQTSPTECNSSNMPVVALHCASGGGTSGVVILSNQAR; this is encoded by the exons ATGTTGAGATCTGGGAAGGTAAGGGGTGAGAGGGATAAGCAAATTGTTGTTCAGAAGAAAGGGGATGAGTTGAAGCAGGGAGGTTCGGATTCCGGCGGGGAGAAAACCCGGCATTTGGTTTCGGGTGGGGCGGAGGAATCTGAGAAAGAATTGGAAGGTGGAGAAGATGGTGATGTGGGTGGGAATGAAAATGGTGGAGCAACTGAGAGTGGGAAGAAGAGGTGCGTTGGTAACGGTGAAGAAATTGGTGATGATAAAAAGAGAGTGAAGGAAAAAGAGGCAGATAGTGAAGTGCGAATTTTTGGGCGGGTTTTGAAATCACAGTCAGCGGCGAATGGAGGGGGTGATAAGGAGGTGAATGATGGGGAACTGGTTGcggaaaatagagaaaatgacGGGACTCAGAAACAATGTAGTGAGGTTAACAACAAAGGGAGGAAGGAAATGGAGGTGGATGGTAAAGTGCAAGCTATTGGTTGGGTTCTGCAGTCACAGTCTGCGGTGAATGGTGGGTATGATAAGGAAGTGAGTGATGGTGGTCTGGTTGAAGAAGGTAGAGAAAACGACGGGTCTCATAAACAACGTAGTGAGGTAAACAATGAATGGAGGAAGGAAATGGAGGTGGATGGTGCAGTGCAAGTTGTTGGTCGGGTTCTGCAGGCACAGTCAGCGGTGAATGGAGGGTGTGATAAGGATGTGAGTGATGGTGTTCTGGTTGCCGGAATTAGAGAAAGTGATGGGTCTGACAAGCAATGTAGTGAGGTAAAAGATGAAGGGGCTGATCTGTTGGGCCAGAGTGAAAATGTGGGAGTAGGTGAGATTGGGAAGAAGAGGAGGCAGGGTGATAATGGCGAAGAAATTGATGATGATGCTCTTGAGGAAAAAAAGGTGAAGGAAGATGAGGTGGATGGTAAAGTGCTAACTACAGTTAGGGTTCTTCGGTCACGAGTTGTGGTGAATGAGGGGTGTGATAAGGCAGGGAGTGATGGGTCTTGCAAGAAATCTTCCAAAGGGGGTGATCAGTTGGTTGAACGGTTTACAAAGAAGTTGAAAGGCAAGAGAGGGAGCCCACTCAaggttgaaaaggaaaaaagtgATGGTTCAGGTGCTGGGCCACATAAGATGAAGAATTTCAAACGCAAGCGTGGGAGACCTAAGAAG GTAGAAAAGGAAGAGAGTGATCTGTCAGTTGGTCAGTTGAGAAAGGAAGAAAGTGATGGTTCGGGTGCTGGGCAACAGAAGATGAAGAATTTGAAACGCAAGCGTGGGAGACCTAAGAAGGTAGAAAGGGAAGAGAGTGATCTGTCAGTTGGTTGGTTGAGAAAGGAAGAAAGTCATGGTTCGTGTGCTGGGCTACTGCAGATGAAGAATTTGAAACGTAAGCGTGGGAGACCTAAGAAGGTAGAAAAGGAGGAGAGTGATCTGTCAGTTGGTCGGTTGAGAAAGAATTCAAAATTGAAGCACAAGAGATCACTTAAGGTGCAGAAGACTAATGTGGCTTTGAAAGGAAAGCTTGCTAAGGAAGGCAATATGGTTTTGAGATCGCAAGAAAGAATCAAAGCGAGTATGACAACTAATGGTTCATATCTGGAAAGGAGGATTATTGGGAAAGAGTTGGATGTGAAGGCCTTTTCTCCAGCTAAAAGGGATAAAAAAGGAAATGATTTGGAGACTGACGATAGTGAGGATGGAGAAGGAAGTAATGAACGGAAACAGAAACAGAAGGGAAATAAAGGACAGAAAAATAAGCAGAAGAGTCGGGATGGAGATTGCGCCAGAAGTAGGCAAAAACAGTTGGTGAGAGATAAGATAGTGGATCTAATTATGCGTGCAGGTTGGACCATTCAATATAGGCCTAGGAATGGCAAAGAGTACAAGGATGCAGTGTACGTAACTCCAGCAGGACAGACTCACTGGTCGGTCACCAAGGCTTACACAACTCTTAAAGCGCATTGTGAAAATGGTGAAAATAATTCCAAGTTTTGTAAGCCTGGCTTCAAATTTACTTTGATACCACCAGAGGAAATCGACATGCTAGCAAGGATACAAGTCGTGAAAAGGGTGGGGAaaaagaaggggaagaagggCAAAAATGGAATGGAGGGTGGAAAGAAGAAAAGGCGTGGGAATACAGTGGATGGAGTTActgaagagaaaaagaaaaagaaattgggTAGGCCACTCAAAGGGAAACGTTTGCTTCTTGAAAAGGATGATTCAGCACGTGCAGCATGCAAGGGAAGGCGAAGTTTAtataagacaaaaaatagaaAGCGATGTGCTTTACTGGTTCGGAACTCTGAGAATGCCGATTCAGATGATGATGGCCATGTACTATATGACGGGAAAAGAACAGTTCTTGCCTGGATGATTGATTTGGGAACCCTATCACTTAATTCGAAGGTGAAGTACATGAACAGGAGAAAGACACAGGTGCTTCTTGAGGGTAACATTACAAGAGATGGAATTCATTGTGGTTGCTGTGGAGAAACAATCTCGATTTCGAAGTTTGTAACCCATGCCAAAAGTGATTACTCTGAGCCATTTAAACATATATATCTAGACTCAGGGTCTACCCTTTTGCAATGCCTGCTTGACTCATGGAATAGACAGGATGAATACGACCGTCGGGGATTCCATTTCGTGGGTGTCAACAGGGAAGACCCAAACGATGATACATGTGGAATCTGTGGAGATGGTGGGAACTTGATTTGTTGTGATGGCTGTCCATCAACATTCCATCAAAATTGTTTAGAGATAAAG AAGTTCCCCTCAGGTGATTGGCATTGTGTATATTGTTCATGCAAATTTTGTGGGATGTTTGGCGGTAATATATGCGAAATCGATGGCAATGACAATGAAAATGTAGCTACATCAGCATTAATTACCTGCCATTTGTGTGAGGAAAAAT ATCACAAATCCTGTATTCAGGCAAAGGATGCTGTAAATGATGATTCCAATGATCCATCCTTCTGCGGGAAGAATTGTCAAGAG CTATTTGCGAGTCTTCAGATGCTTCTTGGAGTGAGGCAAGAAATCGAAGATGGATTTTCATTGACTCTGATTCACCGATCTGATACGAGCTCAATTTCTATTTGTGACACACCACAGATAGATGATTGTGATTCAAAGCTAATTGAATGCAATTCCAAGCTGGCtgttgcatttttactaatggATGAGTGTTTTTTGCCTATGGTTGACCACAGAAGTGGAGTCAATTTGATTCATAATATTCTGTATAATCGTGG GTCAAATTTTAGTAGACTGAATTATAGTGGTTTCTTGACTGCAATTCTAGAAAGAGGTGATGAGATCATATCAGCGGCATCCATCCG GATTCATGGGAACTATTTAGCAGAGATGCCATTTGTTGGGACCCGATATATGTACAGGCGTCAAGGAATGTGCCGTCGGCTTCTAATTGGAATTGAATCT GCTCTCAGCTCGTTGAATGTTGAAAGATTGGTTATACCTGCAATCTCAGAACTCAGAGAAACATGGACTTCTGTTTTTGGTTTTAAGCCCCTTGAAGAATCAAGCAAGCAGAGGATGAAGAACATGAACATATTGGTTTTCCCTGGTGTAGATATCTTAGAGAAGCCAGTGTCGAAGCACTTAACAGAAGCAAATATGATTCCCGCTGAAG GTGTGAGGTCCACTGAACTTGAGCATCAGCAACTCGAGCAAGAGGTTTTATGTGATATTAATGAGAAACGTTTGGTTGCGTCTGGAATTGAAGCATCTGCACCGTGTGGAAGTGAGGCAAGTGATGAACTTGCTGATGTTGAATCTGATACACAGCATCACTGTGGTGTTTCTCAGGATAATCTGGAGGAGAAAAGCAATACAATTATTATTCCTCCTCCATCAATGTGTGATATCCATGAACAAACTGAGGAGGTCAACCAGAGCTCTGCTTCAGTTCCTGATGTAGGGACAGTGGAAGTGGACACCCAACAAGACCAGCATATCATGCTCGAAGTCGAAAACAAATCTCTGACATCACATCATAGTAGTTCTGTTAGGAACCACAATTCTCATGACGAAAGATCCATTTGCCGCTCTACTGAAAATAATACCACCGAGCAGCAGCACATCGCACATGAAGTAAAGGTTTCCGATGAAATTACTGTCTGCCATGATTCAGCGACTACAACTGAGGCATCTCATGAGGCAAGCGACCTTAAGCATCAGGATTCTCTAAGTGTGCAGGTTGCAGGATCTATTTTCTGTCCGGATGGAAAGATGTCTGAGACTTGTGAAGCGGAATGTAACCATCCTTCTACTCAGCATACACCTGCAGTGATAGTTGAGGAGCATCCAGAATCTATCAAGTGTTATGGCTCTGAAATTCTGACTGGAACTAGTGAGGTCGCCAGTGATGTACTTCACCCAACTCCCCTGTTGCCTCACCAGAAAGCAGATGAGCTTGAAGGTAACAGGCTCAACACTCGTAAAGTTGCAGATGGATTTGAAGGCAACGGGCTCAACACTCATAATGTTGCAGATGAGTTTAAAGGCAATGGGCTCAACACTCAAAAAGTCGACTCTGCTCTTACATGCGGACATGCCAAGTCCCCGGAGGTTACTGATTTGAATTTAACTCCCGAGGAGTCTCAGAACACAACATCCGTAAAGCAATCTGAACTCGATTCTCAGACAAGTCCCACAGAGTGCAACTCGAGCAATATGCCTGTTGTGGCTCTTCACTGCGCATCCGGTGGGGGTACTTCGGGGGTGGTTATTCTATCAAATCAGGCTAGGTGA
- the LOC126615622 gene encoding uncharacterized protein LOC126615622 isoform X1: MLRSGKVRGERDKQIVVQKKGDELKQGGSDSGGEKTRHLVSGGAEESEKELEGGEDGDVGGNENGGATESGKKRCVGNGEEIGDDKKRVKEKEADSEVRIFGRVLKSQSAANGGGDKEVNDGELVAENRENDGTQKQCSEVNNKGRKEMEVDGKVQAIGWVLQSQSAVNGGYDKEVSDGGLVEEGRENDGSHKQRSEVNNEWRKEMEVDGAVQVVGRVLQAQSAVNGGCDKDVSDGVLVAGIRESDGSDKQCSEVKDEGADLLGQSENVGVGEIGKKRRQGDNGEEIDDDALEEKKVKEDEVDGKVLTTVRVLRSRVVVNEGCDKAGSDGSCKKSSKGGDQLVERFTKKLKGKRGSPLKVEKEKSDGSGAGPHKMKNFKRKRGRPKKVEKEQSDLSVGQLRKEESDGSGAGLHKMKILKRKRGRPKKVEKEESDLSVGQLRKEESDGSGAGQQKMKNLKRKRGRPKKVEREESDLSVGWLRKEESHGSCAGLLQMKNLKRKRGRPKKVEKEESDLSVGRLRKNSKLKHKRSLKVQKTNVALKGKLAKEGNMVLRSQERIKASMTTNGSYLERRIIGKELDVKAFSPAKRDKKGNDLETDDSEDGEGSNERKQKQKGNKGQKNKQKSRDGDCARSRQKQLVRDKIVDLIMRAGWTIQYRPRNGKEYKDAVYVTPAGQTHWSVTKAYTTLKAHCENGENNSKFCKPGFKFTLIPPEEIDMLARIQVVKRVGKKKGKKGKNGMEGGKKKRRGNTVDGVTEEKKKKKLGRPLKGKRLLLEKDDSARAACKGRRSLYKTKNRKRCALLVRNSENADSDDDGHVLYDGKRTVLAWMIDLGTLSLNSKVKYMNRRKTQVLLEGNITRDGIHCGCCGETISISKFVTHAKSDYSEPFKHIYLDSGSTLLQCLLDSWNRQDEYDRRGFHFVGVNREDPNDDTCGICGDGGNLICCDGCPSTFHQNCLEIKKFPSGDWHCVYCSCKFCGMFGGNICEIDGNDNENVATSALITCHLCEEKYHKSCIQAKDAVNDDSNDPSFCGKNCQELFASLQMLLGVRQEIEDGFSLTLIHRSDTSSISICDTPQIDDCDSKLIECNSKLAVAFLLMDECFLPMVDHRSGVNLIHNILYNRGSNFSRLNYSGFLTAILERGDEIISAASIRIHGNYLAEMPFVGTRYMYRRQGMCRRLLIGIESALSSLNVERLVIPAISELRETWTSVFGFKPLEESSKQRMKNMNILVFPGVDILEKPVSKHLTEANMIPAEGVRSTELEHQQLEQEVLCDINEKRLVASGIEASAPCGSEASDELADVESDTQHHCGVSQDNLEEKSNTIIIPPPSMCDIHEQTEEVNQSSASVPDVGTVEVDTQQDQHIMLEVENKSLTSHHSSSVRNHNSHDERSICRSTENNTTEQQHIAHEVKVSDEITVCHDSATTTEASHEASDLKHQDSLSVQVAGSIFCPDGKMSETCEAECNHPSTQHTPAVIVEEHPESIKCYGSEILTGTSEVASDVLHPTPLLPHQKADELEGNRLNTRKVADGFEGNGLNTHNVADEFKGNGLNTQKVDSALTCGHAKSPEVTDLNLTPEESQNTTSVKQSELDSQTSPTECNSSNMPVVALHCASGGGTSGVVILSNQAR; this comes from the exons ATGTTGAGATCTGGGAAGGTAAGGGGTGAGAGGGATAAGCAAATTGTTGTTCAGAAGAAAGGGGATGAGTTGAAGCAGGGAGGTTCGGATTCCGGCGGGGAGAAAACCCGGCATTTGGTTTCGGGTGGGGCGGAGGAATCTGAGAAAGAATTGGAAGGTGGAGAAGATGGTGATGTGGGTGGGAATGAAAATGGTGGAGCAACTGAGAGTGGGAAGAAGAGGTGCGTTGGTAACGGTGAAGAAATTGGTGATGATAAAAAGAGAGTGAAGGAAAAAGAGGCAGATAGTGAAGTGCGAATTTTTGGGCGGGTTTTGAAATCACAGTCAGCGGCGAATGGAGGGGGTGATAAGGAGGTGAATGATGGGGAACTGGTTGcggaaaatagagaaaatgacGGGACTCAGAAACAATGTAGTGAGGTTAACAACAAAGGGAGGAAGGAAATGGAGGTGGATGGTAAAGTGCAAGCTATTGGTTGGGTTCTGCAGTCACAGTCTGCGGTGAATGGTGGGTATGATAAGGAAGTGAGTGATGGTGGTCTGGTTGAAGAAGGTAGAGAAAACGACGGGTCTCATAAACAACGTAGTGAGGTAAACAATGAATGGAGGAAGGAAATGGAGGTGGATGGTGCAGTGCAAGTTGTTGGTCGGGTTCTGCAGGCACAGTCAGCGGTGAATGGAGGGTGTGATAAGGATGTGAGTGATGGTGTTCTGGTTGCCGGAATTAGAGAAAGTGATGGGTCTGACAAGCAATGTAGTGAGGTAAAAGATGAAGGGGCTGATCTGTTGGGCCAGAGTGAAAATGTGGGAGTAGGTGAGATTGGGAAGAAGAGGAGGCAGGGTGATAATGGCGAAGAAATTGATGATGATGCTCTTGAGGAAAAAAAGGTGAAGGAAGATGAGGTGGATGGTAAAGTGCTAACTACAGTTAGGGTTCTTCGGTCACGAGTTGTGGTGAATGAGGGGTGTGATAAGGCAGGGAGTGATGGGTCTTGCAAGAAATCTTCCAAAGGGGGTGATCAGTTGGTTGAACGGTTTACAAAGAAGTTGAAAGGCAAGAGAGGGAGCCCACTCAaggttgaaaaggaaaaaagtgATGGTTCAGGTGCTGGGCCACATAAGATGAAGAATTTCAAACGCAAGCGTGGGAGACCTAAGAAGGTAGAAAAGGAACAGAGTGATCTGTCAGTTGGTCAGTTGAGAAAGGAAGAAAGTGATGGTTCGGGTGCTGGGCTACATAAGATGAAGATTTTGAAACGCAAGCGTGGGAGACCTAAGAAGGTAGAAAAGGAAGAGAGTGATCTGTCAGTTGGTCAGTTGAGAAAGGAAGAAAGTGATGGTTCGGGTGCTGGGCAACAGAAGATGAAGAATTTGAAACGCAAGCGTGGGAGACCTAAGAAGGTAGAAAGGGAAGAGAGTGATCTGTCAGTTGGTTGGTTGAGAAAGGAAGAAAGTCATGGTTCGTGTGCTGGGCTACTGCAGATGAAGAATTTGAAACGTAAGCGTGGGAGACCTAAGAAGGTAGAAAAGGAGGAGAGTGATCTGTCAGTTGGTCGGTTGAGAAAGAATTCAAAATTGAAGCACAAGAGATCACTTAAGGTGCAGAAGACTAATGTGGCTTTGAAAGGAAAGCTTGCTAAGGAAGGCAATATGGTTTTGAGATCGCAAGAAAGAATCAAAGCGAGTATGACAACTAATGGTTCATATCTGGAAAGGAGGATTATTGGGAAAGAGTTGGATGTGAAGGCCTTTTCTCCAGCTAAAAGGGATAAAAAAGGAAATGATTTGGAGACTGACGATAGTGAGGATGGAGAAGGAAGTAATGAACGGAAACAGAAACAGAAGGGAAATAAAGGACAGAAAAATAAGCAGAAGAGTCGGGATGGAGATTGCGCCAGAAGTAGGCAAAAACAGTTGGTGAGAGATAAGATAGTGGATCTAATTATGCGTGCAGGTTGGACCATTCAATATAGGCCTAGGAATGGCAAAGAGTACAAGGATGCAGTGTACGTAACTCCAGCAGGACAGACTCACTGGTCGGTCACCAAGGCTTACACAACTCTTAAAGCGCATTGTGAAAATGGTGAAAATAATTCCAAGTTTTGTAAGCCTGGCTTCAAATTTACTTTGATACCACCAGAGGAAATCGACATGCTAGCAAGGATACAAGTCGTGAAAAGGGTGGGGAaaaagaaggggaagaagggCAAAAATGGAATGGAGGGTGGAAAGAAGAAAAGGCGTGGGAATACAGTGGATGGAGTTActgaagagaaaaagaaaaagaaattgggTAGGCCACTCAAAGGGAAACGTTTGCTTCTTGAAAAGGATGATTCAGCACGTGCAGCATGCAAGGGAAGGCGAAGTTTAtataagacaaaaaatagaaAGCGATGTGCTTTACTGGTTCGGAACTCTGAGAATGCCGATTCAGATGATGATGGCCATGTACTATATGACGGGAAAAGAACAGTTCTTGCCTGGATGATTGATTTGGGAACCCTATCACTTAATTCGAAGGTGAAGTACATGAACAGGAGAAAGACACAGGTGCTTCTTGAGGGTAACATTACAAGAGATGGAATTCATTGTGGTTGCTGTGGAGAAACAATCTCGATTTCGAAGTTTGTAACCCATGCCAAAAGTGATTACTCTGAGCCATTTAAACATATATATCTAGACTCAGGGTCTACCCTTTTGCAATGCCTGCTTGACTCATGGAATAGACAGGATGAATACGACCGTCGGGGATTCCATTTCGTGGGTGTCAACAGGGAAGACCCAAACGATGATACATGTGGAATCTGTGGAGATGGTGGGAACTTGATTTGTTGTGATGGCTGTCCATCAACATTCCATCAAAATTGTTTAGAGATAAAG AAGTTCCCCTCAGGTGATTGGCATTGTGTATATTGTTCATGCAAATTTTGTGGGATGTTTGGCGGTAATATATGCGAAATCGATGGCAATGACAATGAAAATGTAGCTACATCAGCATTAATTACCTGCCATTTGTGTGAGGAAAAAT ATCACAAATCCTGTATTCAGGCAAAGGATGCTGTAAATGATGATTCCAATGATCCATCCTTCTGCGGGAAGAATTGTCAAGAG CTATTTGCGAGTCTTCAGATGCTTCTTGGAGTGAGGCAAGAAATCGAAGATGGATTTTCATTGACTCTGATTCACCGATCTGATACGAGCTCAATTTCTATTTGTGACACACCACAGATAGATGATTGTGATTCAAAGCTAATTGAATGCAATTCCAAGCTGGCtgttgcatttttactaatggATGAGTGTTTTTTGCCTATGGTTGACCACAGAAGTGGAGTCAATTTGATTCATAATATTCTGTATAATCGTGG GTCAAATTTTAGTAGACTGAATTATAGTGGTTTCTTGACTGCAATTCTAGAAAGAGGTGATGAGATCATATCAGCGGCATCCATCCG GATTCATGGGAACTATTTAGCAGAGATGCCATTTGTTGGGACCCGATATATGTACAGGCGTCAAGGAATGTGCCGTCGGCTTCTAATTGGAATTGAATCT GCTCTCAGCTCGTTGAATGTTGAAAGATTGGTTATACCTGCAATCTCAGAACTCAGAGAAACATGGACTTCTGTTTTTGGTTTTAAGCCCCTTGAAGAATCAAGCAAGCAGAGGATGAAGAACATGAACATATTGGTTTTCCCTGGTGTAGATATCTTAGAGAAGCCAGTGTCGAAGCACTTAACAGAAGCAAATATGATTCCCGCTGAAG GTGTGAGGTCCACTGAACTTGAGCATCAGCAACTCGAGCAAGAGGTTTTATGTGATATTAATGAGAAACGTTTGGTTGCGTCTGGAATTGAAGCATCTGCACCGTGTGGAAGTGAGGCAAGTGATGAACTTGCTGATGTTGAATCTGATACACAGCATCACTGTGGTGTTTCTCAGGATAATCTGGAGGAGAAAAGCAATACAATTATTATTCCTCCTCCATCAATGTGTGATATCCATGAACAAACTGAGGAGGTCAACCAGAGCTCTGCTTCAGTTCCTGATGTAGGGACAGTGGAAGTGGACACCCAACAAGACCAGCATATCATGCTCGAAGTCGAAAACAAATCTCTGACATCACATCATAGTAGTTCTGTTAGGAACCACAATTCTCATGACGAAAGATCCATTTGCCGCTCTACTGAAAATAATACCACCGAGCAGCAGCACATCGCACATGAAGTAAAGGTTTCCGATGAAATTACTGTCTGCCATGATTCAGCGACTACAACTGAGGCATCTCATGAGGCAAGCGACCTTAAGCATCAGGATTCTCTAAGTGTGCAGGTTGCAGGATCTATTTTCTGTCCGGATGGAAAGATGTCTGAGACTTGTGAAGCGGAATGTAACCATCCTTCTACTCAGCATACACCTGCAGTGATAGTTGAGGAGCATCCAGAATCTATCAAGTGTTATGGCTCTGAAATTCTGACTGGAACTAGTGAGGTCGCCAGTGATGTACTTCACCCAACTCCCCTGTTGCCTCACCAGAAAGCAGATGAGCTTGAAGGTAACAGGCTCAACACTCGTAAAGTTGCAGATGGATTTGAAGGCAACGGGCTCAACACTCATAATGTTGCAGATGAGTTTAAAGGCAATGGGCTCAACACTCAAAAAGTCGACTCTGCTCTTACATGCGGACATGCCAAGTCCCCGGAGGTTACTGATTTGAATTTAACTCCCGAGGAGTCTCAGAACACAACATCCGTAAAGCAATCTGAACTCGATTCTCAGACAAGTCCCACAGAGTGCAACTCGAGCAATATGCCTGTTGTGGCTCTTCACTGCGCATCCGGTGGGGGTACTTCGGGGGTGGTTATTCTATCAAATCAGGCTAGGTGA